A region from the Aegilops tauschii subsp. strangulata cultivar AL8/78 chromosome 5, Aet v6.0, whole genome shotgun sequence genome encodes:
- the LOC109774700 gene encoding uncharacterized protein: protein MQLKCCNKIICLKIPFHLQQLRYLDVFDGGSLLRVIEVEAPNLSNFQFMGHRQVQLSLAVGLQFKKFDLSFPGAVSYVCSAFPPSLRYVEALSLGSWREMIDTPVLPSKFLHLKHLSVDLQAMTFPPTYDYCSLISLLDASPSLETLVMNVLQKKMLHESIVGDTSHLRQMPGHRHDSLKTVKIIGFSSAKSLVELTCHIIENTTSLEGLTLDTTRGHPSYSCLTNNIGKCMLLRGDFMVEVRKALLAIRTYVEPKVPSRVKLNVVEPCRRCHDQPLIIC from the exons ATGCAACTCAAGTGTTGCAATAAGATAATTTGCTTGAAGATACCGTTTCATCTACAACAGCTCAGATATCTGGACGTGTTTGACGGCGGCAGCTTGCTGCGGGTTATAGAGGTAGAAGCTCCAAACCTCTCTAATTTCCAGTTTATGGGTCATCGCCAAGTACAACTATCGCTTGCAGTAGGATTGCAATTCAAGAAGTTCGACCTGTCCTTTCCTGGTGCTGTCAGCTATGTTTGTTCTGCTTTTCCGCCCAGCTTGCGATATGTTGAAGCTCTTTCCCTAGGTTCATGGCGTGAG ATGATTGATACACCGGTTCTACCTAGCAAATTCTTACATCTCAAGCACTTGAGTGTTGATCTTCAAGCAATGACATTTCCCCCAACCTACGACTACTGTTCTTTGATATCCCTTCTTGATGCTTCTCCTTCCTTGGAGACCCTTGTCATGAAC GTTTTGCAGAAAAAGATGTTGCACGAATCAATCGTGGGAGATACATCACATTTGAGGCAGATGCCAGGACACCGCCATGATAGCCTCAAAACAGTGAAGATCATTGGTTTCTCCTCTGCGAAAAGCTTAGTAGAGCTAACATGCCATATCATTGAGAATACAACGTCACTTGAGGGCCTTACATTGGACACCACAAGAGGACATCCTTCGTATAGCTGTTTAACCAACAATATTGGAAAGTGCATGCTGTTGCGCGGGGATTTTATGGTGGAAGTTCGTAAAGCGCTCTTGGCTATCAGGACATATGTTGAGCCAAAAGTTCCTTCCAGAGTCAAGCTAAATGTTGTGGAGCCTTGCCGCCGATGCCATGATCAACCATTGATCATATGTTGA
- the LOC109774699 gene encoding putative F-box/FBD/LRR-repeat protein At5g56810 isoform X1, translated as MLNRVMSMQRETRRLQIQPHDGPADSMLHRKDSNCTQDHCSQGGETQCPGPHLPEDIWCHIFSLLPMQDAARAACVSHAFKRSWRCYPNLAFNMKALGVDERSCGEDEIVTNFTSKVDNILKNHSCIAIKKLEIVFRYYDDKVCNLDSWLQTAITPGIEELTVQLSTKSRKYYNFPWSLLANENGKLIQYLKLSCCAFSPTVGLCLKSLSRLELFDVNITRDQMGSLLHNFFALQRMQLKNCDNITCLKMPFHLQHLKYLEVFHCSSLKVIEIEAPNLSNFQFMGLRQVQLSLGVALQFKKFDMSFPGVVSYACTNLLSNLQYVEALSLCSRREIIDTPVLPSKFLHLKHLSVDLNAMTFSPTYDYCSLISLFDASPSLETLVLNVLQRKMLHESIVGDTSNLRQMPGHRHDRLKTVKIIGFSSAKSVVELTCHIIENTASLQCLTLDTTTGHPWHSCLTNYSGKCLVLHVDFLVEVGKGLLAIKTYVEPKVPSRVKLNVVEPCRRCHDLEPLS; from the exons ATGCTCAATCGGGTGATGTCGATGCAGCGGGAAACTCGTCGCCTGCAAATCCAACCCCATG ATGGACCAGCTGATTCAATGCTTCACAGAAAGGACTCAAACTGCACACAAGACCATTGTTCCCAAGGTGGTGAAACACAATGCCCTGGGCCACATCTTCCAGAG GATATCTGGTGTCATATATTCTCCCTACTGCCAATGCAAGATGCTGCTCGAGCTGCCTGCGTGTCTCATGCATTTAAACGTTCTTGGAGATGCTATCCAAACCTTGCTTTCAATATGAAAGCACTGGGCGTGGATGAAagatcatgtggagaggatgaaatagTAACAAATTTCACCAGCAAAGTTGATAACATTTTGAAAAATCACTCATGCATCGCCATCAAAAAACTCGAGATTGTTTTCCGTTATTACGATGACAAGGTATGTAACCTTGATAGCTGGCTTCAGACTGCTATTACACCAGGGATTGAAGAACTCACTGTTCAGCTATCTACAAAGTCACGAAAGTATTATAACTTTCCGTGGTCACTTTTGGCTAATGAGAATGGGAAATTGATTCAGTATCTAAAGCTTTCTTGTTGTGCTTTCTCTCCCACTGTCGGGCTGTGCTTGAAAAGTTTGTCAAGACTTGAGCTATTTGATGTTAATATTACGAGGGATCAGATGGGGTCCCTTCTTCACAACTTTTTTGCTTTGCAACGGATGCAACTCAAGAATTGCGATAACATAACTTGCTTAAAGATGCCATTTCATCTGCAACACCTCAAATACCTGGAAGTGTTTCACTGCAGCAGCCTGAAGGTTATAGAGATAGAAGCTCCAAACTTATCTAATTTTCAATTTATGGGTCTCCGCCAAGTACAACTATCACTTGGAGTAGCATTGCAATTCAAGAAGTTTGACATGTCCTTCCCCGGTGTTGTCAGTTATGCATGCACTAATCTTTTGTCCAACTTGCAATATGTTGAAGCTCTTTCTCTATGTTCACGTCGTGAG ATAATTGATACACCAGTGTTACCTAGCAAATTCTTACATCTCAAGCACTTGAGTGTTGATCTTAATGCAATGACATTTTCCCCGACCTACGACTATTGTTCTctaatatccctttttgatgctTCTCCTTCCTTGGAGACCCTTGTCCTGAAT GTGTTGCAGAGAAAGATGTTGCACGAATCAATCGTCGGAGATACATCAAATTTGAGGCAGATGCCAGGACACCGCCATGATAGGCTTAAGACAGTGAAGATCATTGGTTTCTCCTCTGCGAAGAGCGTAGTAGAGCTAACATGCCATATCATTGAGAATACGGCATCACTTCAGTGCCTTACATTGGACACCACAACAGGACATCCTTGGCATAGCTGTTTGACCAACTATAGTGGAAAGTGCTTGGTGTTGCACGTGGATTTTCTGGTGGAAGTTGGTAAAGGGCTCTTGGCTATCAAGACATACGTTGAGCCAAAAGTTCCCTCAAGAGTCAAGCTAAATGTTGTGGAGCCTTGCCGCCGATGCCATGATCTTGAACCGCTGTCATGA
- the LOC109774699 gene encoding uncharacterized protein isoform X2 has product MQDAARAACVSHAFKRSWRCYPNLAFNMKALGVDERSCGEDEIVTNFTSKVDNILKNHSCIAIKKLEIVFRYYDDKVCNLDSWLQTAITPGIEELTVQLSTKSRKYYNFPWSLLANENGKLIQYLKLSCCAFSPTVGLCLKSLSRLELFDVNITRDQMGSLLHNFFALQRMQLKNCDNITCLKMPFHLQHLKYLEVFHCSSLKVIEIEAPNLSNFQFMGLRQVQLSLGVALQFKKFDMSFPGVVSYACTNLLSNLQYVEALSLCSRREIIDTPVLPSKFLHLKHLSVDLNAMTFSPTYDYCSLISLFDASPSLETLVLNVLQRKMLHESIVGDTSNLRQMPGHRHDRLKTVKIIGFSSAKSVVELTCHIIENTASLQCLTLDTTTGHPWHSCLTNYSGKCLVLHVDFLVEVGKGLLAIKTYVEPKVPSRVKLNVVEPCRRCHDLEPLS; this is encoded by the exons ATGCAAGATGCTGCTCGAGCTGCCTGCGTGTCTCATGCATTTAAACGTTCTTGGAGATGCTATCCAAACCTTGCTTTCAATATGAAAGCACTGGGCGTGGATGAAagatcatgtggagaggatgaaatagTAACAAATTTCACCAGCAAAGTTGATAACATTTTGAAAAATCACTCATGCATCGCCATCAAAAAACTCGAGATTGTTTTCCGTTATTACGATGACAAGGTATGTAACCTTGATAGCTGGCTTCAGACTGCTATTACACCAGGGATTGAAGAACTCACTGTTCAGCTATCTACAAAGTCACGAAAGTATTATAACTTTCCGTGGTCACTTTTGGCTAATGAGAATGGGAAATTGATTCAGTATCTAAAGCTTTCTTGTTGTGCTTTCTCTCCCACTGTCGGGCTGTGCTTGAAAAGTTTGTCAAGACTTGAGCTATTTGATGTTAATATTACGAGGGATCAGATGGGGTCCCTTCTTCACAACTTTTTTGCTTTGCAACGGATGCAACTCAAGAATTGCGATAACATAACTTGCTTAAAGATGCCATTTCATCTGCAACACCTCAAATACCTGGAAGTGTTTCACTGCAGCAGCCTGAAGGTTATAGAGATAGAAGCTCCAAACTTATCTAATTTTCAATTTATGGGTCTCCGCCAAGTACAACTATCACTTGGAGTAGCATTGCAATTCAAGAAGTTTGACATGTCCTTCCCCGGTGTTGTCAGTTATGCATGCACTAATCTTTTGTCCAACTTGCAATATGTTGAAGCTCTTTCTCTATGTTCACGTCGTGAG ATAATTGATACACCAGTGTTACCTAGCAAATTCTTACATCTCAAGCACTTGAGTGTTGATCTTAATGCAATGACATTTTCCCCGACCTACGACTATTGTTCTctaatatccctttttgatgctTCTCCTTCCTTGGAGACCCTTGTCCTGAAT GTGTTGCAGAGAAAGATGTTGCACGAATCAATCGTCGGAGATACATCAAATTTGAGGCAGATGCCAGGACACCGCCATGATAGGCTTAAGACAGTGAAGATCATTGGTTTCTCCTCTGCGAAGAGCGTAGTAGAGCTAACATGCCATATCATTGAGAATACGGCATCACTTCAGTGCCTTACATTGGACACCACAACAGGACATCCTTGGCATAGCTGTTTGACCAACTATAGTGGAAAGTGCTTGGTGTTGCACGTGGATTTTCTGGTGGAAGTTGGTAAAGGGCTCTTGGCTATCAAGACATACGTTGAGCCAAAAGTTCCCTCAAGAGTCAAGCTAAATGTTGTGGAGCCTTGCCGCCGATGCCATGATCTTGAACCGCTGTCATGA
- the LOC141022915 gene encoding uncharacterized protein, whose translation MVSWSDDGEESGYEYSSGGSPIKIPATIEDPNYSGVDDEVMVMCEHGQPAKRHVCFEGISTGRRFIACGLDRANRMACLEHSSLVHNLTSQKNKLHETYEKLVEDVNNLLDTQDNIPKENEVQQGEREEITPPLDNNISALKEQLGAMDAENKELKQKVDQLKSIQVAQGNVIRNLKLAHLKEKEKLSTKRRNLEFHIADLVKASDKNKRKLKDIKDICDEE comes from the exons atggtTTCGTGGAGCGACGACGGCGAGGAATCGGGCTACGAGTACTCTTCAGGCGGCTCCCCTATCAAG ATCCCGGCTACAATCGAGGACCCGAACTACTCTGGTGTTGACGATGAGGTGATGGTGATGTGTGAGCATGGCCAGCCGGCGAAGAGGCATGTTTGCTTCGAAGGGATTAGCACTGGGAGGAGGTTCATTGCCTGCGGACTTGAT CGTGCTAATAGGATGGCATGTCTGGAACATTCATCACTTGTCCACAATCTCACATCACAGAAGAACAAGCTACATGAGACTTATGAGAAGCTTGTTGAGGATGTGAACAACCTACTTGATACCCAGGACAATATACCCAAGGAAAATGAAGTCCAACAAGGTGAACGTGAGGAGATCACTCCTCCTTTGGACAACAATATTTCAGCTTTGAAGGAACAGCTGGGTGCAATGGATGCTGAGAACAAAGAACTGAAGCAAAAGGTTGACCAGTTGAAGAGCATTCAGGTTGCCCAAGGTAATGTGATTAGGAATCTGAAGCTTGCTCATTTGAAGGAGAAGGAAAAGTTGAGCACTAAGAGGAGGAATTTGGAGTTTCACATTGCTGATCTTGTCAAAGCTAGTGACAAGAACAAGAGAAAGCTGAAGGACATCAAGGATATTTGTGATGAAGAGTGA